A genomic window from Salvia hispanica cultivar TCC Black 2014 chromosome 5, UniMelb_Shisp_WGS_1.0, whole genome shotgun sequence includes:
- the LOC125186517 gene encoding uncharacterized protein LOC125186517, whose translation MLVTHNLVRIFTITDPMDTLKISYRIASTMDTRRDLSLRIAEARDTRMNISLQIAAATTLDKIKEWVLFVDSHPKTGNKIMNYLDEMLKARDARAVEESIGAILNLCSLSGNIEHAVEKGMVETLLGNIRSNVFGDDMLRILAVFSTCRSAVIEMAERQAITHLSTFMRRNSSPQNEENFVTILHEICCICPGTWYEMTSLEDDRCLFRPPGRFFSRLVEKGSPTSRFKANGILARIYQDE comes from the coding sequence ATGCTGGTTACACACAATTTAGTTAGGATTTTTACTATTACTGACCCGATGGATACTTTGAAGATAAGCTATCGGATTGCTTCCACGATGGATACTAGGAGGGATCTAAGCCTTCGGATAGCTGAAGCGAGGGATACTAGGATGAATATAAGCCTCCAGATAGCTGCTGCAACCACTCTCGACAAAATTAAGGAGTGGGTTCTTTTTGTCGATTCTCATCCCAAAACTGGTAACAAAATCATGAACTACCTCGATGAAATGTTGAAGGCACGCGATGCTCGGGCAGTGGAAGAGAGCATCGGCGCAATACTGAATCTGTGTTCCCTCTCGGGTAACATAGAGCATGCCGTTGAAAAAGGTATGGTGGAGACGTTGTTGGGAAACATCAGGAGCAATGTGTTTGGGGATGATATGCTACGAATTCTTGCTGTGTTTTCGACCTGCAGGAGTGCGGTTATTGAGATGGCCGAGCGCCAGGCCATCACCCACTTGTCCACATTCATGAGGAGAAATTCTAGTCCGCAAAACGAAGAGAATTTCGTGACCATCCTTCATGAGATCTGCTGCATCTGTCCTGGCACGTGGTACGAAATGACATCACTAGAAGATGATCGTTGTTTGTTCCGTCCCCCCGGTCGTTTCTTCTCTCGCCTCGTTGAAAAAGGCTCTCCAACCTCCAGATTCAAAGCTAATGGCATACTGGCCAGGATATATCAGGACGAGTGA